Within the Chromobacterium paludis genome, the region CCTGGGCCAATTATTCGCTGACCACGCTGGAACGGCAGATGGACGGCCCGCTGTTCCGCACCGAGCCGGTGGAGATGGGCATCAACGACGGCAATCTGCCAACCGTGCTGGCCAGGCTGGGCGCGGACCCGCTATATGCGCGCGAATTCGCCCGCGTGTTTCCCGGCGAGGAGAAACCGCTGAGCCTGGCCAATATCGTCAAGGCCATCGCCAGCTTCGAGCGCGGCATCGTGTCCTTCGATTCGCGCTACGACCGCTACCAGGCGGGCCAGGCCCAGCTGTCCGCCGCGGAGCTGCGCGGCATGCGGCTGTTCCGCTCGGAAAAAGGCCAATGCCTGCGTTGCCACGGCAGCCCGGACTTCGACGACCAGATGGCCGGCCACGGCGAGGGTCTGCCCTTCCACAACATCGGCCTCTACGACACCGACGGCAAGGGCGGCTATCCGTTTCCCAACCGCGGCGTGCTGGAACTGAGCGGCCGGCCGGCCGACATGGGCCGCTTCCGCAGCCCCAGCCTGCGCAATGCGGCGCTGACCGCGCCGTATATGCACGATGGCAGCGTAGCCACCCTGGAAGAGGCGGTGCGCATCCATGCCGACGGCGGCCGCGACAATGGCAAGCAGGGCGATGGCCGCCGCAACCCATGGAAAGACCCATACATGGACCGCATCCGGCTGACGCCGGCCGAGCAGGCGGATCTGGTCGCCTTCCTGAAAACGCTGAGCGACGAGACCCTGGCCCACGACCCGCGGCTGGCCGATCCATTCGCCCCGGATAAAACCGCCGCGCGGCCATGACATCGGCGCTCGCCGCCTGCTTCCCAGTCTGCTACCCTGTCCTTTTTTGCTGCGTCAAAGAAGGCGGATGAAGACCCCCTACCTGAAAATCCTGGCCTGCGGCCTGACCCTGTTCATCCTGCTCGGGCCGCTGGTGGCCTTGCTGGCCAGCGGCGTGGTGCCGATGATGGCCTATCTGATGGGCGCGGTGCCGGCCATGATCTGCGGCCTCATGCTGGGACTGCTGCGCATCGTCCTGGCCGGACCGGTGGCGCGCTGGCAGCGGCAATGGCCGGCCTGGCTGCTCGCCGTCGTCGCCTTCGCGCCCGGCGCGGTCAGCGGCAGCACCATCACCCTGCTGTACGCCCGCATCGCCGAACCCTTGCTGTACAACGACTGGATGACCCTGTATCTGGGCGCGATGGCCGGCGGCGTGTGCAACGCGCTGTTCTGGCGCCTGCGCTTCGGCGCGCCCGCCAACCCGCAGCACCATTGAGAGCGAGGGTCCATGCCGCTCGGCCGAACTGGCCCGCCGCCCGGACATCCACCGCTTGCTGCAATCCGCCCACGAGGCCGCCGACGCCAGCGGCCTGTTCCAAAGCCACGACATCAAGGTCAGACGGCTGCCGTACCAGGACTATCTGGTCGGCGGCAAGGACCAGGACTTCGTCCACATCGTCTGCCACATCCTGTCCGGGCGCAGCGACGAGCAGAAAGGCATGCTTGCCGACAGTCTGGTGCGCGCCGCCTGTTCCTGGCTGCCCGAGGTGTCCGTAATCAGCTGCGAGGTCCGCGACATCGTCAGGGCCAATGACAGCAACCGCCGTCAGGTGATGGCTCCGGGCTAGGCGCGAAAAAAAGCCCGCCGGTCAGGGCGGGCTTGCAACCTTTGTCTGCCGGGCGCCTTCGCGTCCGGACCTTCGCAGCTTAAGCCAAATCGTCCGGCGCGCCCTGCGGCAGATTGCCGCAGCTCAATCGGCGCGCTCCAGCCTGACCTCCAGCCCGCCTTCCGGCCGATTACGCAAGGTCAGCCGCAAGCCATGCAGACCGGCGATGCGCTCGACAATGGACAGGCCCAGGCCGCTGCCGGCCTGCTGCTGGCCCGGCGGGCGGAAAAAACGCTCGCGCACCCGTTCCAGCCATTGCGGCGCAATGCCCGGCCCCTGGTCCAGCACGCTGATGGCATCCGCCTCCAGCCTCAGCTCCACCACGCCGTCCGCCGGGCCGTAGCGGCAGGCGTTCTCCAATAGATTGCGCAGCATCAGTCCGGCCAAGGCCTCGTCGCCGCGCAGCGGCAGCACCGCCTGCGGCGCGCAGCGCCAGTCCAGCTTCCACTCCGTTTGCTCCGCCGATAGCGACAGCTCAGCCAACAGCCGCTCCACCACTCGTTGCCAGTCCACCGACGCGCTGCTCTGCAGCCGCGGCAGCGGGTCCAGCCGGGACAGCGCCAGCAGCTGCTCCACCAGCCGCCCAGCGCGGTCTATGCCCAGCCGCAGCTGGACCATGGCGTGGCGGCGGCCGTCATCGTCCGGCATCAGCTCCAGCACCTCGGTCTGCACCCGCAGCGCCGCCAGCGGCGTGCGCAGCTCGTGCGCGGCGTCGGCGGTGAAGCGGCGTTCGTGCTCCAGCATCTGGCCGATGCGCTCGAACAGCGCGTTCAGGGAACGCAGCAAGGGCTGCACCTCCTGCGGCACCTCGGCGCGCACCGGGCTGTTGTCGTCGGGCTGGCGCGCGCCGATGGCGGCGGCCAGCCGGCGCAGCGGCGCCAGCTCGCGGCGCAAGGCCAGCAGCACCGCCAGCATCATCAAGGGCAGGCCTATCATCCACGGCAGCAACTGCGCCTTGACCACGCTCCACACCATTTCCTGCCGCAGGCCCTGCTTCTGCCCCACCGCCACCAGCCGCTCCCCGTCCGGCGCCGCCAGGTAAAACATGCGCCAGCCGTGGCGGCCGTCCTTGCCCGCTTCGTCGTAAAAGCCGCGCCGCGCCGGCAGGTAAGCGAAATGGCGGCCCCGGCCATCGCACAGCAGGCGCTTGCCTTGCGGATTCCATACCGCCAGTCCCAGATCGCCGCTGTCGGTGCGCCCGGCATCCGCCCCATGCAGCAGGTGCTTCAGCTTGGGGGTGTCGTCGGCCAGCGCCTCATGCACGTCGATGGCCAGCAACTGGCGCGCGTACAGCGCCATCTGGGTATCGAACAGCTCGTCCACCTCGCGCTTGGCCAGCCATACCGCGGCCACCGATGCCGCCAGCCAGACCAGGGGCAGGCTCAGCAGCAACACCAGCAGCAGACGGGCCTGCAGGCTGCCCGGCCGCCTCAAGCGGGGTCTCCCAGCGTGTAGCCTATGCCGCGCAGGGTGCGGATGAAGCCCGCGCCCAGCTTCTTGCGCAAATGATGGACGTGCACTTCCAGCGCATTGCTCTCCAGCTCCTGGCCCCAGCCGTACAGTTTTTCCTCGATGCGCTCGCGCGGCAGCACCCGTCCCTTGTTACAAAGCAGCAACTCCAGCAGCGCCAGCTCCTTGCCGGTCAGCTCCAAGGGCGCGCCGTCCAGCGTCGCCGCCCGCCCCACCGGGTCCAGGCTAAGCCGGCCGTGGCTCAGCAAGCTTTGCGACAGCCCGTGGCGGCGCCGGTTCAGCGCGCGCAGCCGCGCCGCCACCTCGGCCAAGGCGAAGGGCTTGACCAGATAATCATCGGCGCCGGCGTCCAGGCCGCCCACGCGGTCTTCCAGCGCGTCGCGCGCGGTCAACACCAGCACCGGCACCGCGCTGCCCTCTCGCCGCCAGGCGGCCAGCACCGCCATGCCGTCCAGGCCCGGCAGGCCCAGGTCCAGCACGGCCGCGTCATAGGGCGCGGCGGCCAAGGCGCCGCGCGCCTGGCGGCCGTCGCGCAGCCAATCCACGGCGAAGCCCAGCTGCTGCAAGCCCATCTGCAAGCCGTCGCCGATCTGGCAATCATCTTCCACCAGCAATATGCGCATCATTCCTCCCATCCTGGCCTTATCGCACAAACAGCTTAAGCGATGCTTAACCGCCGCGCTTCATCTGCCTGTCAACAAAGTCTCATTTGCCTGTCACCTGCCCGTTGCAGCATGGGCCATCATCCCGGCCAATGGATTCGCCATGCAGCCAGACTCCGCTTCCGACGCGCCGCGCCGACTGCGCAGCATCTGGATCTCCGACGTGCACCTCGGCACCGCCGGCTGCCGCGCGGACCACCTGCTCGACTTCCTGCGCGAACACGAATCCGACTATCTCTACCTGGTCGGCGACATCGTCGACGGCTGGCAGCTCAGAAAATCCTGGTACTGGAAGCAGAGCCACAACGACGTGGTGCAGAAGCTGCTGCGCAAGGCGCGCAAGGGCTGCCAGGTGATCTACATCCCCGGCAACCACGACGAGGCCGCGCGCCAATACTGCGGGCTGGACTTCGGCGGCATCGCCATCCGCCACGAGGCCGAGCACCTCACCGCTGACGGCAAGCGCCTCTTGGTGCTGCACGGCGACGAGTTCGACGGTGTGATCCAGTACGCCAAGTGGCTGGCCCGCCTAGGCGACAATCTGTACACCTTGATCCTGGAACTGAACCGCGGCTTCAACTGGGTGCGCCATCGGCTGGGCCTGCCCTATTGGTCGCTGTCGCAATACCTGAAGCACAAGGTCAAAAACGCGGTCAATTTCATCAGCCAGTTCGAGGCCATTCTAGCCGGCGAGGCCCGGCGGCGCGGCTTCGACGGCGTGGTCTGCGGCCACATCCACAAGCCGGAAGTGCGCATGATAGACGGCATCCTGTACGGCAACAGCGGGGATTGGGTGGAGAGCCTGTCCGCGCTGGTGGAACACCCGGATGGACGGCTGCAAGTGCTGCACTGGACCGCGCTGGCGCACAACGCGCGCGCCGAAAACGAACCCGCCATCGTCCCGCCCCCCACCGCCACGGAGGAAGCCACATGCGCATCATGATCGTCACCGACGCCTGGAAACCGCAGGTCAACGGCGTGGTCCGCTCGCTGACCGAAACCATGCGCGAGCTGGACGGCTTCGGCCACCAGGTCAATATGATCACGCCGCTGGAATTCAAAACCCTGCCCTGCCCCACCTACCCGGACATCCGGCTGTCGCTCTTGCCCTATCGCCAGGTGGCGCAGCGCATCGCCGGCTTCGCGCCGGACGCCATCCACATCGCCACCGAAGGCCCGCTGGGCCTGGCCGCGCGGCGCTACTGCCTGCGCGAGGGCCTAGCCTTCACCACGGCCTACCATACCCGCTTCCCGGAATACATCCACGCGCGCTGCCGCCTGCCGCTGCCCATCAGCTACGCCTGGATGCGCCGTTTCCACGGCGCCTCCCAGGCGGTGATGGTGCCGACGCGCTCCATCGCCAACGACCTGGAAGCGCGCGGCTTCGCCAACGTCAAACTGTGGAGCCGCGGCGTGGACACCGAGATGTTCAGCCCCGGCGAGCGGCAGCGCCTGGACGAATCCACGCCGCCGCGCTTCGTCTACATCGGCCGCGTGGCCGTGGAAAAAAACATCGAAGCCTTCCTCAAGCTGGACCTGCCCGGCTGCAAATGGGTGGTGGGCGACGGCCCCCTGCTGTCCAAGCTTAAGCAGCAATACCCCGACGTGCACTTCGCCGGCGTGTTCCCGCAACACGAGCTGGCCCGCTTCTACCGCGCCGCCGACGTGTTCGTGTTTCCCAGCCTGACCGACACCTTCGGCCTGGTGCTGCTGGAAGCCATGGCCTGCGGCACGCCGGTGGCGGCGTTTCCGGTAGCCGGCCCGCTGGACGTGGTGGGCGATACCGGCGCCGGCGCGCTGGACTGGGACCTGCGAGCGGCCTGCCTGCAGGCGCTGGAAATCGATCGCGATCATGTGCGCCGCGTGGCGGAACACTATTCCTGGCAAGCCGCCAGCCGCCAGTTCGAATCCCATCTGCGGCCGAACCCGGCCACGCAGGCCACCACCCGGCCGGCGCTGGACTAAGAAAGGCTTGCATCAGAATCTATAAGCACTATATTGATAAAGTCGCGGCAACATGGAGGAGACTGGATGAGTCAGGCATTGACCCCCGTCGGCCTTACGCTCGATTCGGCACTGAGACTGCGCACGAGGCAACAGCCGCAGTCGGCACCGTAGGGTGTTCGCAGTGCCCAACACAGCATCCAGGACGGATGCACGCAAAGATCCAAGGGCCAGCGGCAGCCAAACATGACGGGCAGAGTAAGCATCTGCAGACGACAAACTGAGCAGGAATGAGCGGGCCCCGGCCCGCATGCGCGCCCATGACAGGGCGCACGATGTGCCGGCAGTAGAGTATCGGCAAACGCGAGAGGACCGGCAATCGAGTGTTTTTTCCCTTGGCGGCCTGCGATTGTAGCGCAAGCCGTTGTGACTCAGTGTGTAGTTCGCGCCGTGGCTGTGGTTTGGGCTCAAGCGCGGAAATGTTGTACGTCCCCATCGTCATCCGGAGGGCGTCCCATCACCGGGACGCCCTCTGTCTTTATGAGAAATTCATTACAATGACGCCGATCAAAATAACGGTCAGTGCTAAAAAAATCGTCAAATAGTCTTCCACCGCCGCCGCGCTGTCCGGTACCATGCCTCATCGCGCCGGCAATCCGTCCCCGGACCGGCGCCGCCACGATCGCGCCGGCGCAGCCGCCCCGGCGTCATCCCAAGCATAATCGGCCCGCGCGGAGATGCCCGCGCCGGCCGGACAAGGCCCGAAGCCGCTGGAATGAGCAGGGGAACGGCAAACGGGTTAAAATCCTTGCAACGCAACATGATTCCGATCTTTATTGAGTGAGCTGCGCGACATATGTCTTCTCCCAATCTGACCGCTGAAAAAGTCCTGTCCGTCCACCACTGGAACGACACCCTGTTCAGCTTCACCTGCACCCGCGACGCGGGCCTGCGCTTCATCAACGGCCAGTTCGTGATGATAGGCCTGGAAGTCAACGGCAAGCCGCTGATGCGCGCCTACTCCATCGTCAGCTCCAACTATGAGGAGCACCTGGAGTTTTACAGCATCAAGGTGCAGGACGGCCCGCTGACCTCCAAGCTGCAACACCTGCAAGTCGGCGACACCGTGCTGATCAGCAAAAAGCCCACCGGCACCCTGGTGCAGGACAACCTGCTGCCGGGCAAAAACCTGTACCTGCTGTCCACCGGCACCGGCCTGGCGCCCTTCATGTCCATCATCAAGGACCCGGACGTGTACGAGCGCTACGACAAGGTGATCTTGACCCACGGCGTGCGCTGGGTCAGCGAGCTGGGCTACCACGACTACATCACCAAGGAGCTGCCGGAGAACGAGTTCTTCGGCGATATGGTCAAGGAAAAGCTGATCTACTATCCGACCGTCACCCGCGAGCCGTTCCGCAATCAGGGCCGTCTGACCGACCTGATCACCAACGGCAAGCTGTGCGCCGACATCGGCCTGCCGCAGCTGAATCCGGAGCACGACCGCGTGCTGATCTGCGGCAGCCCGAGCATGCTGCACGATCTGTGCGAAATCCTGAACGGACTGGGCTTCAAGGAATCGCCGCGCATGGGCGAACCGGCCGACTACGCGATCGAGCGCGCCTTCGTCGAGAAATAAGCTTCCGCCCAGGCGGAAAAGCCAAAGCCCCGCAGGCCTGCGCCGCGGGGCTTTTCCATTCGACTCTCTCCAAACCGCCAGCGTTCATGCGGAAGGCGGGCAAAACAAAGGGAGGCCGAAGCCTCCCGAGTTTTTATGCGAGCCAGATGCGATCGGCTTGGCTTA harbors:
- a CDS encoding methanobactin export MATE transporter MbnM, which encodes MKPCAALLLTGLLAACGREAAPPPAPVGDWQWQLPPGVQPPPVPADNPMSQAKFELGRRLFYDKRLSGTGNISCASCHPQGKAFSDSVALSLGATGERTLRNAQPLANVAWRKSYTWANYSLTTLERQMDGPLFRTEPVEMGINDGNLPTVLARLGADPLYAREFARVFPGEEKPLSLANIVKAIASFERGIVSFDSRYDRYQAGQAQLSAAELRGMRLFRSEKGQCLRCHGSPDFDDQMAGHGEGLPFHNIGLYDTDGKGGYPFPNRGVLELSGRPADMGRFRSPSLRNAALTAPYMHDGSVATLEEAVRIHADGGRDNGKQGDGRRNPWKDPYMDRIRLTPAEQADLVAFLKTLSDETLAHDPRLADPFAPDKTAARP
- a CDS encoding 5-carboxymethyl-2-hydroxymuconate Delta-isomerase; the protein is MARRPDIHRLLQSAHEAADASGLFQSHDIKVRRLPYQDYLVGGKDQDFVHIVCHILSGRSDEQKGMLADSLVRAACSWLPEVSVISCEVRDIVRANDSNRRQVMAPG
- a CDS encoding ATP-binding protein, whose product is MRRPGSLQARLLLVLLLSLPLVWLAASVAAVWLAKREVDELFDTQMALYARQLLAIDVHEALADDTPKLKHLLHGADAGRTDSGDLGLAVWNPQGKRLLCDGRGRHFAYLPARRGFYDEAGKDGRHGWRMFYLAAPDGERLVAVGQKQGLRQEMVWSVVKAQLLPWMIGLPLMMLAVLLALRRELAPLRRLAAAIGARQPDDNSPVRAEVPQEVQPLLRSLNALFERIGQMLEHERRFTADAAHELRTPLAALRVQTEVLELMPDDDGRRHAMVQLRLGIDRAGRLVEQLLALSRLDPLPRLQSSASVDWQRVVERLLAELSLSAEQTEWKLDWRCAPQAVLPLRGDEALAGLMLRNLLENACRYGPADGVVELRLEADAISVLDQGPGIAPQWLERVRERFFRPPGQQQAGSGLGLSIVERIAGLHGLRLTLRNRPEGGLEVRLERAD
- a CDS encoding response regulator; this encodes MRILLVEDDCQIGDGLQMGLQQLGFAVDWLRDGRQARGALAAAPYDAAVLDLGLPGLDGMAVLAAWRREGSAVPVLVLTARDALEDRVGGLDAGADDYLVKPFALAEVAARLRALNRRRHGLSQSLLSHGRLSLDPVGRAATLDGAPLELTGKELALLELLLCNKGRVLPRERIEEKLYGWGQELESNALEVHVHHLRKKLGAGFIRTLRGIGYTLGDPA
- a CDS encoding UDP-2,3-diacylglucosamine diphosphatase, which codes for MQPDSASDAPRRLRSIWISDVHLGTAGCRADHLLDFLREHESDYLYLVGDIVDGWQLRKSWYWKQSHNDVVQKLLRKARKGCQVIYIPGNHDEAARQYCGLDFGGIAIRHEAEHLTADGKRLLVLHGDEFDGVIQYAKWLARLGDNLYTLILELNRGFNWVRHRLGLPYWSLSQYLKHKVKNAVNFISQFEAILAGEARRRGFDGVVCGHIHKPEVRMIDGILYGNSGDWVESLSALVEHPDGRLQVLHWTALAHNARAENEPAIVPPPTATEEATCAS
- a CDS encoding glycosyltransferase family 4 protein; amino-acid sequence: MRIMIVTDAWKPQVNGVVRSLTETMRELDGFGHQVNMITPLEFKTLPCPTYPDIRLSLLPYRQVAQRIAGFAPDAIHIATEGPLGLAARRYCLREGLAFTTAYHTRFPEYIHARCRLPLPISYAWMRRFHGASQAVMVPTRSIANDLEARGFANVKLWSRGVDTEMFSPGERQRLDESTPPRFVYIGRVAVEKNIEAFLKLDLPGCKWVVGDGPLLSKLKQQYPDVHFAGVFPQHELARFYRAADVFVFPSLTDTFGLVLLEAMACGTPVAAFPVAGPLDVVGDTGAGALDWDLRAACLQALEIDRDHVRRVAEHYSWQAASRQFESHLRPNPATQATTRPALD
- a CDS encoding ferredoxin--NADP reductase yields the protein MSSPNLTAEKVLSVHHWNDTLFSFTCTRDAGLRFINGQFVMIGLEVNGKPLMRAYSIVSSNYEEHLEFYSIKVQDGPLTSKLQHLQVGDTVLISKKPTGTLVQDNLLPGKNLYLLSTGTGLAPFMSIIKDPDVYERYDKVILTHGVRWVSELGYHDYITKELPENEFFGDMVKEKLIYYPTVTREPFRNQGRLTDLITNGKLCADIGLPQLNPEHDRVLICGSPSMLHDLCEILNGLGFKESPRMGEPADYAIERAFVEK